A genomic segment from Nocardia cyriacigeorgica GUH-2 encodes:
- a CDS encoding copper chaperone PCu(A)C: MFHHTPAGARLRRAAATALVAAAPLVALGCSDKPAAPADAASAVTVSEQWAKAADSGMSAAFGQLHNGGDRAVTVVSATSPASATVELHEVVTGDDGVKVMRPKPGGFVIAAGADLALEPGGNHIMFMGLRGPLRTGSEAPVTLTFDDGSTTTFTAQVRDFPGNQENYEPGGDHGDGAAAPGHGG, encoded by the coding sequence ATGTTCCACCACACTCCGGCCGGCGCACGCCTGCGTCGCGCCGCCGCCACCGCCTTGGTGGCCGCCGCACCACTGGTCGCGCTCGGCTGCTCCGACAAACCCGCGGCACCGGCCGATGCCGCGTCGGCGGTCACCGTCAGCGAGCAGTGGGCCAAGGCCGCCGACAGCGGCATGTCGGCCGCGTTCGGTCAGCTGCACAATGGCGGCGATCGGGCCGTCACCGTGGTCTCGGCGACCAGCCCGGCCTCGGCCACCGTCGAACTGCACGAGGTGGTGACCGGCGACGACGGCGTCAAGGTCATGCGCCCGAAGCCGGGCGGCTTCGTCATCGCGGCGGGCGCCGATCTCGCGCTCGAGCCCGGCGGCAACCACATCATGTTCATGGGTTTGCGCGGACCGCTGCGCACCGGGTCGGAAGCACCGGTCACGCTCACCTTCGACGACGGCTCGACCACCACCTTCACCGCACAGGTTCGCGATTTCCCCGGCAATCAGGAGAATTACGAGCCCGGCGGCGATCACGGTGACGGCGCTGCGGCGCCGGGGCACGGTGGTTGA